The region ACATTAATCCTATCTCAGAAAAACAATCGATAGCAAATAGAGTCCATTCCAACCATTTTGAAACTGAACCCAAGGCTAACATATCGATTTCTTCTAAAGTTAGGATTATATGATCATGTACTTTTATTCACCCTTCGATTATTGATTTATTTAACCATAAGATATTTATTGCGAAGAGTCAAATAATATTCCAACAAAATTAAGGATTTCTCTTAGCGTTATGTTTTACAAAGTATTCCATTATTTGGCTTTAATGGAATAAGACATTCTCTACTCTGTTGAAGAAAGTGCTTTAACGCCTTTATTTAATTGTTTTACTTCAATTAATTTAATTTGATGCCCATCTACTTTTTTAGCTATAAACTGATAGTTATCATATTTAATCGCGGTTCCTTCTTTTGCTTCAACTTATTGGTGAAAAAACCAACCGCCGATTGTATCGATCTCTTCATCGTCAATCTCTATACCAAGTAGATCATTTGTCTCTGAAATGAGAAGCTTCCCATTTAATATAACGGTATCCTCATTTACTCGTTGAAACATGGGCATTTCATCAGTATCAAGCTCATCCTGAATTTCCCCAAAGATTTCCTCGATAATATCTTCAACCGTAACCAGACCAGCTGTTCCACCGTACTCATCTATAACAATTGCCATGTAGCTGTGTTTCTTTTGCATCTTTGTTAGTACCTCATTAACTGGAGTATTTTCTGCAACGTGAATGATTGGTTTGACATAATCTTTAAAATCATTTTTCCGTTCTCCATTCGTATTTTCCAGCTTTAAACAATAATGAATAGCTTCCTCTCTCGTTTTCATTTATTGCCGCTCCTTCAACATGCCGCTTGCAATCCTTTTATATTATTTATTAACCTGCTGTAACTTTAGTTGGTGTTTGTTCACGATAGAGATGATTTGTTCAAATTACGATTTACGGTTTCTTTTATGCCATTCTGAAATTTCTTCAAGTCTTTTTTTGAACCTGGATTCTGAACCTTGAGTTGTTGGATGGTAATACTCATGACCGATTAACGAGTCCGGCATCGTCTGCATTGTCGTTAGTTTTTCTTCTGCATCATGGGCATATTGATATCCCTTGCCGTAATTCAAATCTTTCATCAACTTGGTAGGTGCATTTCGTATATGCAGGGGGACAGGTTCATTTATAGAGTTCAGGGCATCTTTCTTTGCCTTCATGTAAGCCAAATAGGCCGAATTTGATTTCGGGGCAAGTGAAAGATAAATCACAGCTTGAGTTAAATGTACACTGCACTCAGGCATGCCGATAAATTGGCATGCTTGAAAAACAGATATCGCAATTTCTAAAGCCCTACTGTCCGCTAAACCGATATCTTCACTTGCAAATCTGACAAGCCTGCGGGCGATGTATAGAGGATCTTCCCCGGCTTCCAACATCCGTGATAACCAATAGATAGCCGCATTGACATCACTATTTCGCATGGACTTATGCAATGCAGAGATAATATTATAATGTTCTTCTCCCTTTTTGTCGTACAATAATGATTTCCTGTTGATCAACTGAGTTAGAGCCTCTTTGCTGATTTTAATTGAGCCATTCTGTTTTTTGCCATTCAGGGCGGCCATCTCCAGCGTATTCAACGCAATACGGGCATCTCCATTTGAAAATTCTGCTATGGCCAATAATGTTCGATCTTCAATTTGGATTTTTTGATCTCCATACCCATTTGGATTTACGATGGCTTGTTTTAATAATT is a window of Pueribacillus theae DNA encoding:
- a CDS encoding CBS domain-containing protein, with amino-acid sequence MKTREEAIHYCLKLENTNGERKNDFKDYVKPIIHVAENTPVNEVLTKMQKKHSYMAIVIDEYGGTAGLVTVEDIIEEIFGEIQDELDTDEMPMFQRVNEDTVILNGKLLISETNDLLGIEIDDEEIDTIGGWFFHQ
- a CDS encoding replication-associated recombination protein A, translated to MKQVSLFENDQNRPLASRVRPQRLDDFVGQKHLLDKGKVLREMIEHDRLSSMIFWGPPGVGKTTLAKIIANQTQSKFIDFSAVTSGIKDIRNVMKEAEEYRQLGERTILFIDEIHRFNKAQQDAFLPYVENGSITLIGATTENPSFEVNSALLSRCKVFVLQQLTSSEIVELLKQAIVNPNGYGDQKIQIEDRTLLAIAEFSNGDARIALNTLEMAALNGKKQNGSIKISKEALTQLINRKSLLYDKKGEEHYNIISALHKSMRNSDVNAAIYWLSRMLEAGEDPLYIARRLVRFASEDIGLADSRALEIAISVFQACQFIGMPECSVHLTQAVIYLSLAPKSNSAYLAYMKAKKDALNSINEPVPLHIRNAPTKLMKDLNYGKGYQYAHDAEEKLTTMQTMPDSLIGHEYYHPTTQGSESRFKKRLEEISEWHKRNRKS